The Streptomyces sp. NBC_00224 genome has a window encoding:
- a CDS encoding DHA2 family efflux MFS transporter permease subunit codes for MEQVHGRAPWVALSVLGTGLFMTVLDTTIVHVALPAMMHGLATDLDHVLWVVNAYLISYAVFMIPAGRLGTRYGPKRIHLTGLALFTLSSALCGCAGSIGQLLAWRALQGLGAALVTPQIGAFVAVLFPSHRRGAAFGALTSVMGLSIVAGPLLGGLLVTGIGWQWIFAINVPAGIAVLVLSFVLLPAPPPSGRRGADPLGVALVTVGLTSLTFALLGTGHPLRGQALCAGLGCLVLFFVQQRCDTRSPLLPRTLFARRDFVLANGIGAALHFAVIGSATPIALFLQQQLGRTALQSALLTAPTPLAAAAAAHVSGRLADRIGGKPLVIGGLLTYAYGLALLGSQARPGMDPWELLPAMLLADLGIGAALAPLTTLAMAAVDSRHAGPASGVLNTSRQIGGILGGAAVGALITRQTTSAATPSAGSGHATGAATAAADYASALHTTTLLTTGVLFLAAISAAALAPAAGLPRRQRPRRTAFLRLDTLPVVVHGSHGYGAVQILTAIRVGARGRREVIGFELAGSDASASWSRLLTGLHSRGLASIRHVVCGEAPGLSAAVAAVLRLPTRPASAAHDPAAQLRRTLRHHLDTDGPACTRAGLAATVQEAIAVQNSRWATPPRPRRRLRRPSASP; via the coding sequence ATGGAGCAAGTCCACGGCCGGGCGCCCTGGGTCGCGCTGAGCGTCCTCGGTACGGGCCTCTTCATGACCGTGCTCGACACGACGATCGTGCACGTGGCCCTTCCGGCGATGATGCACGGCCTGGCCACGGACCTGGACCACGTCCTCTGGGTCGTCAACGCCTACTTGATCAGCTACGCCGTGTTCATGATCCCGGCCGGGCGGCTCGGCACCCGCTACGGCCCCAAACGGATCCACCTCACGGGACTCGCCCTCTTCACCCTCTCCTCGGCCCTGTGCGGCTGCGCCGGGAGCATCGGCCAACTCCTGGCCTGGCGAGCGCTCCAAGGACTGGGGGCGGCGCTCGTCACCCCGCAGATCGGCGCGTTCGTCGCCGTCCTGTTTCCCTCCCACCGCCGAGGGGCGGCCTTCGGCGCGCTCACCAGCGTGATGGGCCTGTCGATCGTCGCCGGTCCCCTGCTCGGCGGTCTGCTGGTGACCGGGATCGGCTGGCAGTGGATCTTCGCGATCAACGTTCCCGCCGGAATCGCCGTGCTGGTCCTGTCCTTCGTACTGCTGCCCGCGCCACCACCGAGCGGCCGTCGAGGAGCCGACCCGCTCGGTGTGGCCCTGGTGACCGTCGGACTCACCTCCCTCACGTTCGCCCTGCTGGGCACCGGCCACCCCCTGCGCGGGCAGGCGCTCTGCGCGGGACTCGGGTGCCTGGTCCTGTTCTTCGTGCAGCAGCGGTGCGACACCCGGTCCCCGCTGCTTCCCCGCACACTGTTCGCCCGCCGCGACTTCGTCCTGGCCAACGGCATCGGCGCCGCCCTGCACTTCGCGGTCATCGGCAGTGCCACCCCCATCGCGCTCTTCCTGCAACAGCAGCTCGGCCGCACCGCGCTGCAATCCGCCCTCCTGACCGCCCCCACCCCGCTGGCCGCCGCGGCGGCCGCGCACGTCTCCGGCCGCCTCGCCGACCGCATCGGCGGCAAACCCCTCGTCATCGGCGGCCTGCTGACCTACGCGTACGGACTCGCTCTGCTGGGATCGCAGGCCCGGCCGGGGATGGACCCGTGGGAGCTGCTGCCCGCGATGCTCCTGGCGGACCTCGGCATCGGCGCCGCGCTGGCCCCGCTCACCACCCTCGCGATGGCCGCGGTCGACAGCCGGCACGCCGGTCCCGCCTCCGGCGTGCTCAACACCAGCCGTCAGATCGGCGGCATCCTCGGCGGCGCCGCCGTCGGAGCTCTGATCACCCGTCAGACCACCTCAGCCGCCACGCCGTCGGCCGGATCCGGCCACGCCACCGGCGCGGCAACGGCCGCAGCCGACTACGCCTCCGCACTGCACACGACGACCCTCCTGACCACGGGCGTCCTCTTCCTCGCCGCCATCTCCGCGGCTGCCCTCGCCCCTGCAGCCGGTCTCCCGCGCCGTCAGCGCCCACGCCGTACAGCGTTCCTACGACTGGACACCCTGCCCGTCGTCGTCCACGGCAGCCATGGTTACGGGGCCGTACAGATCCTCACCGCGATCAGGGTCGGCGCGCGCGGGCGCCGCGAGGTCATCGGCTTCGAGCTGGCGGGCTCCGACGCCTCCGCCTCCTGGTCCCGTCTCCTCACCGGGCTGCACTCCCGCGGCCTGGCGTCCATCCGGCACGTCGTGTGCGGCGAAGCGCCCGGGCTGTCCGCGGCCGTCGCCGCCGTACTGCGCCTGCCGACCCGGCCCGCGAGCGCGGCCCACGACCCCGCGGCTCAGCTGCGGCGGACCCTCCGGCACCACCTCGATACCGACGGCCCGGCGTGCACGCGCGCCGGACTGGCCGCCACCGTCCAGGAGGCGATCGCCGTCCAGAACAGCCGGTGGGCCACCCCGCCCCGTCCGCGCAGGCGGCTGCGGCGCCCGTCGGCCTCCCCATGA
- a CDS encoding SDR family NAD(P)-dependent oxidoreductase, giving the protein MDAHRPYGRVALVTGALGGIGQAVTRALLDEGMGVVVTDLDGDACRAAASKLNGGPTTGNAVGHVLDVTDPDSWQRVTRFARRRFGHLDVLVNNAGTLGIHGLESCTASEWDRVVDTCQRGAWLGMRAAAPCLRSAGGGAIVNVSSIYGMVGSGASFAYHAAKGAVRAMTRAAAIELAPDGIRVNTVSPGMVATPMTAAAPQEFITDVTARTPLRRPARPDEVAAAVRFLACDSASFITGTEIVVDGGFTAL; this is encoded by the coding sequence ATGGACGCGCACCGACCGTACGGCCGGGTGGCGCTGGTCACCGGGGCGCTCGGCGGCATCGGACAGGCCGTGACCCGGGCCCTGCTCGACGAGGGCATGGGCGTGGTGGTCACGGACCTGGACGGCGACGCCTGCCGAGCGGCGGCGAGCAAGCTCAACGGCGGCCCCACCACGGGCAACGCGGTGGGACACGTGCTCGACGTGACCGACCCCGACTCCTGGCAGCGGGTGACCCGGTTCGCCCGACGCCGCTTCGGCCATCTCGACGTACTGGTCAACAACGCCGGCACGCTCGGCATCCACGGGCTGGAGAGTTGCACCGCCTCGGAGTGGGACCGCGTGGTGGACACCTGCCAGCGCGGTGCCTGGCTGGGCATGCGAGCCGCCGCCCCCTGTCTGCGGTCGGCCGGGGGCGGCGCCATCGTCAACGTGAGCTCCATCTACGGCATGGTCGGCTCGGGCGCCTCCTTCGCCTACCACGCCGCCAAGGGCGCCGTGCGGGCCATGACCCGCGCGGCGGCCATCGAGCTGGCTCCCGACGGCATACGGGTCAACACCGTCTCCCCCGGCATGGTCGCCACCCCCATGACGGCCGCCGCACCGCAGGAGTTCATCACCGACGTCACCGCGCGCACCCCGCTGCGCCGACCGGCGCGCCCGGACGAAGTGGCGGCCGCGGTGCGGTTCCTGGCCTGCGACAGCGCGTCCTTCATCACCGGCACCGAAATCGTCGTCGACGGCGGCTTCACCGCCCTGTGA
- a CDS encoding holo-ACP synthase, translated as MNPPGTAGPVVRISPPQHCPERHDPRWCDWLTGAERAYALSLARAEEHLSARKAAKEAVARLLGWPGPPPWQDMEIRRRSDEAPVLRVHGELARWMGEHGLATPRVSLTHARGYAAALAWFPADGER; from the coding sequence ATGAATCCCCCCGGCACGGCAGGGCCGGTCGTACGCATCAGCCCGCCGCAGCACTGCCCCGAGCGGCACGATCCCCGCTGGTGCGACTGGCTGACCGGCGCCGAACGCGCCTACGCGCTCTCCCTGGCCCGCGCCGAGGAGCACCTGTCCGCCCGCAAGGCCGCCAAGGAGGCGGTCGCGCGCCTCCTTGGCTGGCCGGGCCCGCCGCCCTGGCAGGACATGGAGATCCGGCGCCGCTCGGACGAGGCCCCCGTCCTGCGCGTCCATGGTGAACTCGCGCGCTGGATGGGCGAGCACGGCCTGGCGACACCCCGGGTCTCGCTGACACACGCTCGGGGGTACGCGGCGGCCCTCGCCTGGTTCCCCGCCGACGGGGAGCGGTGA